Genomic DNA from Podospora pseudoanserina strain CBS 124.78 chromosome 4, whole genome shotgun sequence:
GTGGTTCCGTGGGCTCTGTTGGGTTTGTGGTTTCTGTTGAGTCTGTTGGTGTGAGAGAAGTAGCTGACTCGGAACCGgtcgttgaggagggtgtgggtTCTATTGGGGACTGGTCCATCGGTACTGTAGCCTCCGGTACGGTAGTTGTGCTCGAGGACAAAGGTCTAAAGACGGTTGTGGTGACGAAGACTGTGGTAGCTGCGTTAGGAGCCGCCAGCGTGGTTGAGAAAACGATATTGGTGAGTGTTCTTGTCGTGACACCAGGAACAAAGACCGTCGTTCTGATCACGACCGTGGAAGTGAGCGTTGCCTCTTGCCGTTTCCCGACCGCAGCTCTGCCTCCCATATACTCTCTGCTCGATATTGGGGTTGTACGGGGTTCCGGACTGCTAGTAGGCGCCAGGACAAAACGCGTTTGAACTGGCGTGATCTCAACAGGGCTTCCAAAGGTTCGTTTTGCCCTCCTTACGAAAGACGTTACAATAACCGTCGAAGTAGCTGTACGCTGTGTTGGATTAATAAAAGTGAGAAGCTGGGTGCTGGTAGTAATAGCAAGTCTGGTCTCTGCAAAGGAGGTGACCgtgctggtgatggtttgtGTGACGGTGATAATGGCCAAACTGGATGCTGCCGGCAGCGGTCTGCTGTCGTTGTTAGTCTTCAACTGCCAGCCTGGATATTAGTTGCGGGAAGTAACTTACATCGAAGCAGTTGTCTGAACACAGTCACTCTCGTGACATGTGACACCGGCCGCTGAACAGCATGCTGCTTCTCCAGTCGGCAACATGCAGCATCCAATCTCTTCCAGGCAGTCGATTGTTGTGCCATTTTTGCCTTGACACACAGCCCGTGTCGAATCGGCATCATCTGTTGTATCTTTTGTGTTTtgtctccttctccttggtcGTCTTGATGAAGATTCTGTAGTTTTCTCGCTGAGGGACCTAGAAATATCCGCTGGCCTCGTGTAACTGTCTCCCAATTGCCCAATTCTCCCCATAGCTCTTTGATGCTTTGTCTCGCCATCTACCAAATTGTGTGCTTTATTTCGTATATCACCAAGAACTAGCTCAGATGAGGGACCTGAAAGCCGTTGAGTATTCCCAAGCGCCGCAGTTGTGAGTCCCAGGACGAGGCTGCCCAAGgttttcaacatcaacatatGGCATTATGGGCCCGAGTACCTTGTGCTGAAGAGGTGAAGCTCCTAGAAGCTAGAAGGAAATGAAAAAGAGTGGAAGCCTTGCTGGTCAGTGCCGGCCTGGATAGATATCGACTGTGGTCAGAAAGAAACGCAATGAACGGACATCAAGCCTCGTGTGGGGAGAACGAGATAGATCGACTTGATGAGATAGGGCGAAAGAGAAAATAGGAACATTCCGGGGAATGTGGGGGATATGGCGTGGAGGATAGGTGTTTCCCACGGTAGCGGAACCGTCGTGATGGTGCCTTGCACTCTGCACTCCGCATCAGGTGTCGATCTCAGAACGATAGAAAAAGATGGGAAGAGACTGCTGCTTCCTTGATCCGAAATGACGCCAAGCTGTCGACCGAAGCTCAAGAACGACGTGCAACTGAAGCTGGGTAGCCAAGGCATGATGTGTGAGGGCGATCGCGGAGCCACAGTGATCTGGTACCACAGATTCGTGGTCGGAGCAGCCAGTGGGAGCCCTGGATGGCACTGAACCAGCCTTCTTGTGGTCAGGCTCTGACCGGCATCCGAAGCCTCGAAAGCTTCTGGAAGCTTGATGAACGGGAAAGCCTATTAATGCTGGGGTTCGAGCCGCTGCTGTATGGATGAGAtcaaggggtggtggtcgaTAGATGGGATGGCCAGGGGTGGTTGACCTAGACATCCGATCTATTGCTATGCACAGGTGACAGCCAGGCCTGTCGCTGGTGTCGATATCTTCGCCCTGACAGACTGAATATCGAGAAGCTGCGACTGATGACATCGCGACGTTGATAGGAGCTGTCATGATCCCAGGCCATCTACTGGCCGCATATGCATCTTCAATATTTGTGCATTCTCTCGCAGGTTTGCAAGTGAACCACTTGTGTGGATGTCATCTTGGAGTGGAGCTGTCGTCTGAGCGCTCTTGACCGGCGGGTGCCGGCATATagcgatggtgatgagatgACATGAGGTCAGATCTCGCAGCTGCAGGTGTTGCGGTTCATGCGGGGGGCCGGGTGCATCGGATCCGATCGTATACTTCCTGATCCCTGTCGAGGTCAGAAAGCGGCTTGTCGGTGTGTTTTGCCTTCTTGTTGGACAGTAAATAAAAAGAGCAAAGTTTGTCCACGGGATCTCCAAGTTGTCGAGAAAGCTACTGCCCTGAGCTCCTTGGCGAGCGAGGATACGTTTATCTCGGTTCACGCTCAATGAGGGCATAACTGGCATGACACACGCCGTCCGAGTCACACGGGTGAGATAGCACTAAGAGCGCCTTTCTCGTGCTCGGTTTTGAGCACTTTCAATTGTTGAGCTTTTCCTGAGCCAATATGCCGCCAGTCACCTTGCCGACAATGACGATGTCGAGACAACGGACCTAGCCGAGCAAAAGGTCTACTCCAAGTTAACTTTGTTGTCAGGCACAGTTTAGTACCGTTGCTATGGCCGGGAACTGCAAGTCCTTGTGCTGATAGTTCTCAAGCCGTAATGCTGAGCGGCTGCGTGATCGACGAAGATCAGACAAGGTCCCGAGTCCCGGGTAGGGTACCAACGCCAACACGACCAGACTATTGCATGATATCAGCAAGCTTCTAGAACTCCCAAACTTATCCTCTGCAATAAAACCACATTATAATCGAACCGAGTTTGTGAACCTGATTTGAATTTGcttttccctccccaccacaaaaAGCCTTCCCCTAGACCTCGTCCAGAGATGCGCCCCTCCAGTTCGTAGCTCATCACCATGCCCGCTACCTACATAATGTACAGTATTAAAAACACAAGGCGGGGCCGTGTCAGTTCTAACCCAATGCATAGCTGATGAAAtgctcctcgccgcccaaaTTCTACCCAAAAATATCCCTCATAACGCCTGGCCTGCCCGCCGCATGCACGCCCGCCTGCCTGCCCcatttttttaaaaaaaaacaaaagtcGAGTGAAGATGTTGTGTACAATGCGGTAGATGGCCAGGCTGTGGTGCAAGTGTCGTCTCTCGATACCGTCTTTCGAACAGTCGTTGTCAGTCGTCTTGGCCCAACCTGTCACCCATTCGCTCGATATGTCGTTCCCCCTGGAGAAAGAAAACGTCTTATTTCTTATCCTTGTACAGCTTTGGATTCCACCCCTCTTTTACCTCGGCCTCTTGCTCCGCCTTCTCCATATGTGGGCgcacctcggcctcgatcCTTTCCCTCGCACGCAGGATCTTGCTCTGCAGGTAGAATGAACCGCCCTTTTTGGGGTCGTTGTTGTCAAACAAGCGCTTGAATCGCTCCATGACCTCCTCCATATTGGCTTCCCCCTTTTGTGGTGGCTTGACGTTGAGGATCTTGCAGGCTTCGTCGAGGGTCATGCCGCTGCTGAGGCTGGCGCGGCCGGCGGTGCCATTGCCGGACTGGGCCTGGGCGCGTTGGtaggccgaggaggcggcggcttGCTTGTAGGCTTCGGCGAAGGAGCGGCCGAGAACGCGGGTGCCGATGAGGACGACTTGGGTTATGAGGCGGTAGGCCTGGGCGGGGTGTTGGTTAGTTGCAAGGGTGGTGAGAACAAGGTATGCCGATGCTTACCATTTTGAACTACAAGCAGACGTCGGCGACCTTGCAAGCCTTCCTTGTGCTGGGTGAgagtgagggaggagggaaggtggCGGTGAGATTGTGTGGTCGTCGGCGgcagtgggtggtggtggtgatggtagtGGTGTGGAAATTCACAGAAGCGACAGCAACATGACCGAATCCATGCTTCGAAAAATTGTCCGCCTTCGAGATGCCGCGCCGCCGATTGCCGGCAAGCTATTGTGACAGCTGTTTAAATTGTAGCCAACAGTTGGCAACAGCCCGTCTTGGCACCCTTCACGCTTGGCCCGTCCCACCAAGCGGCTTGGTGACGCCGCCTGGCCAGTGCTGGCGCAGGGAGCTTGACATCTGAAAGATGCAACATCGCAACTTTGTCAGTTAACAATCCTGGTCATTGTCCACGCAattgtccaccaccacgctCTTTACTGACACATCACGAGCGATACCGAGAGCTTCAAAGATTAACGAGTCGACAATCAGCATCCAACTCGACAACCTCGAGTGTCCTCCACGACCGAGTAACTTGCATGCATACAGCTCCCCCGTCAACGATCCCCTGAACACGACATACGAACAGGGACACCAGATCACCACATCGCGAACACTCGAAGCCCCCAAAAATGTCAAATTACTACGGCGGCGGCCCCGCCCAGCCAAACCCCGGTCTTCAGTTCTACCAGTCCAACTACGCACAACCAGTATCTGGCCACGCGACCCCATCACAAGCATCCTACGGCTATGGCGGTCCCTCCTCCGGCGGCTTCGGCAGCAGCTTCACCTCTGGCTTCGCCGGCGCCCCAGGAGTATCAGGCCGCATGGACGAGCAAGGTGGGCTAAGAACAGGCTGGCTCGCCGCCTTTTCAACAGAGGGGTACGACGGGGAGCCGCCCTtattggaggagttgggggtaTCATTCACAAAGATCCAGCGCAAGGTCAGCAACCCACAACTCACCATCTCTCAAGCATGATCAAACTAACATATTTACTCCCCAGACCTTCGCCGTCCTAAACCCCTTCTCCCGCGTAGACCAACACCTAATGGACGACTCCGACCTCGCCGGTcccgtcctcttcttcttccttgttcgtcccccctccctttcacccccccatcctttTCTAACCTGTTTCTCCCAGTTCGGAACCTTCCTCATGCTCTCCGGCTCCGTCCACTTCGGCTTCATCTACGgcctcgccgtcctcggcTCAGTATCCCTCCACACAATCCTCTCCCTTATGGCACCCCCCGtcgacccctccaccgccgttCCCTCCGCCCCCGGTCAATCATCCTACCCCGGCGCGcccgtccaccaccactcccagtCCCAATCCGGTGCTACGACCACATTGACGTTTGCCCGATCCGCCTCGGTACTGGGGTATTGTCTCCTCCCACTGGTAGCCACCTCCCTAGTCGGAATCGTCATGCCCATGGCGACACCCTTCGGGATTTTCTTGACCACCTTGGCGGTGTTATGGAGCAGTTATGCCGCCAGTGGAATCTTTTGCtcggtgggggggatgaaCAGGCAGAGGTTTTTGGTGGCGTATCCGTTGGCGTTGTTTTATGTCGGGTTTGGGATCATGGGCGTTTTTAGTAGCAGAGGGGGGAAGGCAGGGAAGGCGTAGGAAGGGAAGACAGGGTAGGATACAGGGTTGAATTTTGtgagatggggaagaggctgGGGAGTGGGAAGGAATATAGCGTGGTGATTATGTTGACATTATTATGATTATTGCCAAAAATGGGGGCGGTgtgatggagttggggggagggggttattTTGGTGTACTAGTATAATGACAGATGATATTGAATATCAGATGGGATGAGAGCGTGTGTTGATGGTAGAATAATGGCCAAGTTGACACTTCCAGCTGCTAGTTGTGCTGCTTTCGATCACGTTGAACTATGGTCAAGAGGTCATGGGTTTGCATATTGGTTAGATCTTCATTCGTCATCCCAAGTCCTTTCTCCATCTACAGAAGCAACACAACGCGCCCCATCACCTGTTATCTGAATCCCTTCAATCAGAGtacctcccaaaccaaacaccacaGTGTGAAAAACagaatatatatattataaaaacATGTTCCCGCTTTTGAAAATTTTATTCAGGCTCTCTCTTTTGATTTGATTCCGCTAATGCAAATGCTTTCATGTCCAGTCCGCAAGTCTGTGTGGTAGTTATCCTGCCACGACCCCCACAACCTTTTCTTGTTCCACCATTATATTCTATGCTTTGTAGCACGAGACCCGAGAGCGGCAAAAAGTGAAAACGTCAAATACAACGAGCCCGACCCATGTGAAAAAAACCAtttgccccctcccccctccccaccgccaaccgAAAACACCATGCATGAAGAATCCCCCGTGCCGTGATGGAAACCCAGCccgaggaaagaaaaaaacacccCTAATATATTGatcaaacaaccccctccccccttcttctcctcgctgACCACACAACAGGCCGTGATAATCCATTGGACCGTTACAGACAACAAAGACGACATGCCCCTTCAAATCTCATCCACAAATCTTGAGAattctcaacctcttcctaGCTCACGGTAGTCTCCTCAGTTCGTCAATTCATCCCTcgcaacctcatcctccgaATCGTCCTACGAGCGCAGCACATCCCTCGCTCTTTTCTTTCGCGGCCGGTGGACGGGCGctatcctc
This window encodes:
- the PAM16 gene encoding mitochondrial import inner membrane translocase subunit TIM16 (COG:U; EggNog:ENOG503P40W; BUSCO:EOG09265M8S), translated to MAYRLITQVVLIGTRVLGRSFAEAYKQAAASSAYQRAQAQSGNGTAGRASLSSGMTLDEACKILNVKPPQKGEANMEEVMERFKRLFDNNDPKKGGSFYLQSKILRARERIEAEVRPHMEKAEQEAEVKEGWNPKLYKDKK
- a CDS encoding hypothetical protein (COG:U; BUSCO:EOG092643QW; EggNog:ENOG503NVNA), producing the protein MSNYYGGGPAQPNPGLQFYQSNYAQPVSGHATPSQASYGYGGPSSGGFGSSFTSGFAGAPGVSGRMDEQGGLRTGWLAAFSTEGYDGEPPLLEELGVSFTKIQRKTFAVLNPFSRVDQHLMDDSDLAGPVLFFFLFGTFLMLSGSVHFGFIYGLAVLGSVSLHTILSLMAPPVDPSTAVPSAPGQSSYPGAPVHHHSQSQSGATTTLTFARSASVLGYCLLPLVATSLVGIVMPMATPFGIFLTTLAVLWSSYAASGIFCSVGGMNRQRFLVAYPLALFYVGFGIMGVFSSRGGKAGKA
- a CDS encoding hypothetical protein (EggNog:ENOG503PXXZ), encoding MLMLKTLGSLVLGLTTAALGNTQRLSGPSSELVLGDIRNKAHNLVDGETKHQRAMGRIGQLGDSYTRPADISRSLSEKTTESSSRRPRRRRQNTKDTTDDADSTRAVCQGKNGTTIDCLEEIGCCMLPTGEAACCSAAGVTCHESDCVQTTASIRPLPAASSLAIITVTQTITSTVTSFAETRLAITTSTQLLTFINPTQRTATSTVIVTSFVRRAKRTFGSPVEITPVQTRFVLAPTSSPEPRTTPISSREYMGGRAAVGKRQEATLTSTVVIRTTVFVPGVTTRTLTNIVFSTTLAAPNAATTVFVTTTVFRPLSSSTTTVPEATVPMDQSPIEPTPSSTTGSESATSLTPTDSTETTNPTEPTEPLPTDSPALNSATPSSPAPTTLASFTDVTTTTTITTFPSSETTTTSVMEPTGMETMSLSPTPTAGPNTPLTPQQPTLTPAQIAALVLGIILALLLFIALAFILRRLVIKRRQAQAKIRQHLSPSPPPLMSGGRPSAPAPTVPTGPSSNSSYSGLTGEGEVRIVIRPAPKRRTQSSGIGYGQGMVWPLPPGRLSAKSGEGGGEYSIFVDSPSERGREKEGEWSIASERGSLGMIMGSKGGEYVEWGC